One part of the Silurus meridionalis isolate SWU-2019-XX chromosome 26, ASM1480568v1, whole genome shotgun sequence genome encodes these proteins:
- the LOC124379578 gene encoding low choriolytic enzyme-like, whose translation MYLIQGIVLLLLSISVQSRSIRVFGNGTSEEINDNICQSDTVSAIIERANKNAGKSKGDFTIMHGDIMVYTGLQNADPCTSQGCKWPRNQDGKVYVPYVISRQYSPSEKDVIQNGLDSFQRSTCIRFVPRRNEEHYINIFSDEGCYSSVGRRNGKQDLSLQRDGCIYIHTIQHELLHALGFHHEQSRSDRDNHVRILLQNVIDDDAHNFDIEPTNNLNTPYDYNSVMHYDRCAFSKNGQPTIIPIPDNNVPIGRATEMSRNDILRVNRLYCS comes from the exons ATGTACCTGATACAAGGCATCGTCCTGCTCCTGCTCAGCATCAGTGTTCAGAGTCGTTCCATTAGG gTATTTGGTAATGGAACCTCTGAGGAGATCA ATGACAACATCTGTCAATCTGACACTGTTTCTGCCATAATTGAAAGAGCCAACAAGAATGCTg GAAAGTCAAAGGGTGATTTCACTATTATGCATGGTGACATAATGGTGTACACTGGGCTCCAGAATGCAGATCCATGTACTTCTCAAGGGTGCAAGTGGCCCAGGAACCAAGATGGGAAGGTTTATGTGCCTTATGTCATTTCCAGGCAGTACT CACCATCAGAAAAAGATGTTATCCAGAATGGGCTGGACTCCTTCCAAAGGTCGACCTGTATCCGCTTTGTACCTCGCAGAAATGAAGAACATTACATTAATATATTCTCAGATGAAGG GTGCTACTCATCAGTGGGTCGCAGGAATGGAAAACAGGATTTGTCCCTACAGCGCGATGGCTGTATTTACATTCACACAATCCAACATGAGCTTCTCCACGCTCTGGGTTTTCATCATGAGCAGAGCCGCAGTGATCGTGACAATCACGTCAGAATCcttctccaaaatgttattGATG ACGATGCTCACAATTTTGATATTGAACCCACCAACAATTTGAACACTCCATATGACTACAACTCTGTCATGCACTATGATAG GTGTGCTTTCTCCAAGAACGGCCAGCCGACCATCATCCCCATACCAGACAATAACGTTCCCATTGGACGTGCCACTGAGATGAGCCGCAATGACATTCTACGTGTTAACAGGCTCTACTGCAGTTAA